A window from Culex pipiens pallens isolate TS chromosome 3, TS_CPP_V2, whole genome shotgun sequence encodes these proteins:
- the LOC120416193 gene encoding uncharacterized protein LOC120416193, translated as MKPITVVVQTFVLLTMHPNLIQTALYEISMDSLEPDPNSDASFIDYGTLRVSKKSRNLFVIAGYFEYLQNLDDDTKVMYAIYLNDNKKPMISGEKGYCQVLEGDSGVMHRLRELSNLPPPGTCPFPRGKYTINNYELDETQLPIAVPPGQYSLVIKMVEANQVKAGYTIKVTIK; from the exons ATGAAACCAATCACAGTTGTTGTTCAAACTTTCGTTCTGTTGACCATGCATCCAAATTTGATACAAACTGCT TTGTACGAAATAAGCATGGATTCGCTCGAGCCCGACCCCAACAGTGACGCGTCGTTCATAGATTACGGAACGCTGCGGGTGTCGAAAAAGAGCCGCAACCTGTTCGTGATCGCCGGCTACTTTGAGTATTTGCAAAATttggacgacgacaccaag gTCATGTACGCAATCTACCTCAACGACAACAAGAAACCGATGATTTCCGGTGAAAAGGGCTACTGCCAGGTGCTGGAAGGTGACAGTGGCGTTATGCACCGGCTGCGTGAGCTGTCCAACCTGCCCCCGCCGGGGACGTGTCCCTTCCCCCGGGGCAAATACACGATCAACAACTACGAGCTGGACGAGACGCAGCTGCCGATCGCGGTTCCACCGGGCCAATATTCGCTCGTGATTAAAATGGTTGAAGCTAATCAGGTTAAAGCGGGCTACACCATCAAGGTGACCATTAAATGA